In a single window of the Elaeis guineensis isolate ETL-2024a chromosome 6, EG11, whole genome shotgun sequence genome:
- the LOC105047654 gene encoding BTB/POZ domain and ankyrin repeat-containing protein NPR1 isoform X3 produces the protein MEASYLFADSDLSSSVCDPPQPAADRCPADVVALRRLSEHLGALRLSPELEFCSDARFTVGSAGGEPPREVRVHRCVLASRSPFFRERFAQGATELELGDLVEGFEVGFEALSAVLDYVYTGRVGPLPRGVCECVDEDCDDVACWPAVDFMLQVLFASATFQISELVSLFQRHLLDILEKVATDDMLVILHVANLCGKACSKLLLKCIEIVVKSDIDNVTLEKTLTPDIVKQIMKSRLDAGLHGPESIGFPDKNVKSIYRALDSDDVELVKLLLDEGHTSLDDAYALHYAAAHCDSKITAKLLDLERADVNRKNLRGYTVLHIAAVRKEPSIIVSLLTKGARASDLTSDGKKAIQISKRRTRYIDYEKPNQQGKASCNDKLCIEVLEQRREEMSLPLAMMSGDLHQRLSYLEARVTLAKILFPKEAKVAMDNAHVDGTLEYTSNLSTSNQRMAVDSDRTPFEMKDEYISRMRALCRTGIKGLYVCMYVVKLRWKP, from the exons ATGGAGGCGAGCTACCTCTTCGCGGATTCGGATCTCAGCAGCAGCGTCTGCGACCCGCCGCAGCCGGCGGCGGACCGGTGCCCGGCCGACGTGGTGGCCCTCCGCCGCCTCTCGGAGCATCTGGGGGCTCTCCGCCTCTCGCCGGAGCTGGAGTTCTGCTCCGACGCCCGCTTCACCGTCGGATCCGCGGGCGGCGAACCCCCGCGCGAGGTCCGCGTCCACCGGTGCGTGCTTGCCTCGCGGAGCCCCTTCTTCCGGGAGCGATTCGCGCAGGGGGCGACGGAGCTGGAGCTGGGGGATCTCGTCGAGGGTTTTGAGGTGGGGTTCGAGGCCCTGAGCGCGGTGCTGGACTACGTGTACACCGGCCGGGTGGGCCCGCTTCCGAGGGGGGTCTGCGAGTGCGTCGACGAGGATTGCGACGACGTTGCTTGCTGGCCCGCCGTCGATTTCATGCTCCAGGTGCTCTTCGCGTCGGCTACCTTCCAGATCTCCGAGCTCGTCAGCCTCTTCCAG CGGCACCTCCTTGATATTCTCGAAAAGGTGGCAacagatgacatgctggtgattCTACATGTTGCAAATCTGTGCGGTAAAGCCTGTTCAAAATTGCTCCTAAAGTGCATTGAAATTGTGGTCAAGTCAGATATTGATAATGTAACCCTTGAAAAGACATTGACCCCTGATATCGTCAAGCAAATCATGAAGTCACGCTTAGATGCAGGGTTACATGGACCAGAAAGCATTGGTTTCCCAGATAAGAATGTGAAGAGCATATACAGAGCTCTTGATTCAGATGATGTTGAATTAGTGAAATTGCTGTTGGATGAGGGGCACACCAGTCTAGATGATGCATATGCACTACATTATGCAGCCGCACATTGCGATTCAAAAATTACAGCAAAGCTACTGGATCTTGAACGAGCAGATGTTAACCGTAAAAATCTCAGGGGTTACACTGTTCTTCACATTGCTGCAGTGCGTAAAGAGCCTAGCATAATTGTATCCCTTCTAACAAAGGGCGCTCGAGCATCTGATCTCACGTCGGATGGAAAGAAAGCAATTCAAATCTCAAAAAGACGTACCAGATACATAGATTATGAAAAGCCCAACCAGCAAGGAAAGGCTTCTTGTAATGATAAATTGTGCATCGAGGTACTAGagcaaagaagagaagaaatgtCTCTTCCTCTTGCAATGATGAGCGGTGACCTGCATCAACGATTATCATATCTTGAAGCTAGAG TTACTCTAGCAAAGATCTTATTTCCCAAGGAAGCAAAAGTTGCCATGGACAATGCTCATGTGGATGGTACTCTGGAGTACACTTCAAACCTCTCTACTAGCAATCAGAGGATGGCAGTGGATTCAGATAGAACACCTTTTGAGATGAAGGATGAATACATATCTCGCATGAGGGCTCTCTGTCGAACAG GAATCAAAggattgtatgtatgtatgtatgtggtaAAACTAAGATGGAAGCCGTGA
- the LOC105047654 gene encoding BTB/POZ domain and ankyrin repeat-containing protein NPR1 isoform X2 yields MEASYLFADSDLSSSVCDPPQPAADRCPADVVALRRLSEHLGALRLSPELEFCSDARFTVGSAGGEPPREVRVHRCVLASRSPFFRERFAQGATELELGDLVEGFEVGFEALSAVLDYVYTGRVGPLPRGVCECVDEDCDDVACWPAVDFMLQVLFASATFQISELVSLFQRHLLDILEKVATDDMLVILHVANLCGKACSKLLLKCIEIVVKSDIDNVTLEKTLTPDIVKQIMKSRLDAGLHGPESIGFPDKNVKSIYRALDSDDVELVKLLLDEGHTSLDDAYALHYAAAHCDSKITAKLLDLERADVNRKNLRGYTVLHIAAVRKEPSIIVSLLTKGARASDLTSDGKKAIQISKRRTRYIDYEKPNQQGKASCNDKLCIEVLEQRREEMSLPLAMMSGDLHQRLSYLEARVTLAKILFPKEAKVAMDNAHVDGTLEYTSNLSTSNQRMAVDSDRTPFEMKDEYISRMRALCRTGTLTLETFKDSTALFLNQRKWGNI; encoded by the exons ATGGAGGCGAGCTACCTCTTCGCGGATTCGGATCTCAGCAGCAGCGTCTGCGACCCGCCGCAGCCGGCGGCGGACCGGTGCCCGGCCGACGTGGTGGCCCTCCGCCGCCTCTCGGAGCATCTGGGGGCTCTCCGCCTCTCGCCGGAGCTGGAGTTCTGCTCCGACGCCCGCTTCACCGTCGGATCCGCGGGCGGCGAACCCCCGCGCGAGGTCCGCGTCCACCGGTGCGTGCTTGCCTCGCGGAGCCCCTTCTTCCGGGAGCGATTCGCGCAGGGGGCGACGGAGCTGGAGCTGGGGGATCTCGTCGAGGGTTTTGAGGTGGGGTTCGAGGCCCTGAGCGCGGTGCTGGACTACGTGTACACCGGCCGGGTGGGCCCGCTTCCGAGGGGGGTCTGCGAGTGCGTCGACGAGGATTGCGACGACGTTGCTTGCTGGCCCGCCGTCGATTTCATGCTCCAGGTGCTCTTCGCGTCGGCTACCTTCCAGATCTCCGAGCTCGTCAGCCTCTTCCAG CGGCACCTCCTTGATATTCTCGAAAAGGTGGCAacagatgacatgctggtgattCTACATGTTGCAAATCTGTGCGGTAAAGCCTGTTCAAAATTGCTCCTAAAGTGCATTGAAATTGTGGTCAAGTCAGATATTGATAATGTAACCCTTGAAAAGACATTGACCCCTGATATCGTCAAGCAAATCATGAAGTCACGCTTAGATGCAGGGTTACATGGACCAGAAAGCATTGGTTTCCCAGATAAGAATGTGAAGAGCATATACAGAGCTCTTGATTCAGATGATGTTGAATTAGTGAAATTGCTGTTGGATGAGGGGCACACCAGTCTAGATGATGCATATGCACTACATTATGCAGCCGCACATTGCGATTCAAAAATTACAGCAAAGCTACTGGATCTTGAACGAGCAGATGTTAACCGTAAAAATCTCAGGGGTTACACTGTTCTTCACATTGCTGCAGTGCGTAAAGAGCCTAGCATAATTGTATCCCTTCTAACAAAGGGCGCTCGAGCATCTGATCTCACGTCGGATGGAAAGAAAGCAATTCAAATCTCAAAAAGACGTACCAGATACATAGATTATGAAAAGCCCAACCAGCAAGGAAAGGCTTCTTGTAATGATAAATTGTGCATCGAGGTACTAGagcaaagaagagaagaaatgtCTCTTCCTCTTGCAATGATGAGCGGTGACCTGCATCAACGATTATCATATCTTGAAGCTAGAG TTACTCTAGCAAAGATCTTATTTCCCAAGGAAGCAAAAGTTGCCATGGACAATGCTCATGTGGATGGTACTCTGGAGTACACTTCAAACCTCTCTACTAGCAATCAGAGGATGGCAGTGGATTCAGATAGAACACCTTTTGAGATGAAGGATGAATACATATCTCGCATGAGGGCTCTCTGTCGAACAG GTACCTTGACTTTAGAAACCTTCAAAGATTCTACTGCACTTTTTTTGAACCAAAGAAAATGGGGAAATATATAA